From one Trueperaceae bacterium genomic stretch:
- a CDS encoding GspH/FimT family pseudopilin: MKRTAGFSMVELLVAVAIAGVLLGVGVVVFRPGHNAVNQAARVLAGAVTEARFEAVKSNRTAYFVVSTSGDGGYGICVDENEDGSCTSSEYKKQVEFGTGDFARATLSATNLTGNRVRFDSRGVPLDAVAGKTMTVTERGGTYAKTVVLSSTGRTEVR, encoded by the coding sequence ATGAAGCGAACGGCTGGCTTCTCCATGGTCGAGCTCCTGGTGGCCGTCGCCATCGCCGGGGTGCTCCTCGGCGTCGGCGTCGTCGTCTTCAGGCCCGGCCACAACGCGGTGAACCAGGCCGCGAGGGTGCTCGCCGGCGCGGTCACCGAGGCGCGCTTCGAGGCGGTCAAGAGCAACAGGACCGCCTACTTCGTGGTCAGCACGAGCGGGGACGGCGGCTACGGCATCTGCGTCGACGAGAACGAGGACGGCAGCTGCACGTCGAGCGAGTACAAGAAGCAGGTCGAGTTCGGGACCGGCGACTTCGCCAGGGCCACGCTCTCCGCCACGAACCTCACGGGCAACCGCGTGCGGTTCGACAGCCGCGGCGTGCCGCTCGACGCCGTGGCCGGCAAGACCATGACCGTCACCGAGCGGGGCGGCACCT